A genome region from Streptomyces xanthophaeus includes the following:
- a CDS encoding CGNR zinc finger domain-containing protein, translating into MTVTFPLTGEPLALDLLNTEPAPGDLVADPAGLSAWLAAQAGRLTPVDVVGEGEVAAVRAVREAARPALDAVRRGERPPAEALTTLNEALAAAPSHRVLAWTEAGGIAAGAHRPADSARRLAAELAEAVAELLTDPRVAQVRACEAHDCVLLFLPAHPRRRWCVASVCGNRARVARYYARHKGD; encoded by the coding sequence GTGACAGTGACCTTCCCGCTCACCGGTGAGCCCCTCGCGCTGGACCTCCTCAACACCGAGCCCGCGCCGGGCGACCTCGTCGCGGACCCGGCGGGGCTCTCGGCCTGGCTGGCCGCGCAGGCCGGGCGGCTGACCCCCGTCGACGTCGTGGGCGAGGGCGAGGTGGCCGCCGTACGGGCCGTACGGGAGGCCGCGCGCCCGGCACTCGACGCCGTGCGGCGCGGTGAGCGCCCCCCGGCCGAGGCGCTCACCACGCTGAACGAGGCCCTGGCCGCGGCGCCCTCGCACCGCGTGCTGGCCTGGACGGAGGCGGGCGGGATCGCCGCCGGCGCGCACCGGCCCGCGGATTCGGCCCGGCGACTCGCGGCGGAGCTGGCCGAGGCGGTCGCGGAGCTGCTGACGGACCCCCGGGTGGCGCAGGTGCGCGCGTGCGAGGCCCACGACTGCGTACTGCTCTTCCTGCCGGCGCACCCCCGGCGCCGCTGGTGCGTGGCGTCGGTCTGCGGCAACCGGGCCCGGGTGGCCCGGTACTACGCCCGCCACAAGGGCGACTAG
- a CDS encoding MFS transporter, with product MLGMALVALDSTIVATAVPQIVGELGGFSVFSWLFSGYLLAVTVTLPVYGKLSDTFGRKPVLLFGIGLFLVGSLLCASAWNMAALIAFRIVQGLGGGALQGTIQTLAADLYPLRERPRIQARMSSVWATSAVAGPALGGLLASYAHWRWIFLINLPLAGLALWMIARHLTEPVRSPGRRGPVDWAGALAVFACGGLLLFALVQGGVAWPWLSAPSLGLLGASALLAVVVVRVERRAEEPILPGWVWRRRTIAAVNLAMGALGLLMVAPMVFMPTYAQSVLGLGPVGAGLVMSVMTLSWPVTAACSQHVYRRIGFRNTAAVGIALAAVILFSFTLLPYPARPWQPALIMLLLGGALGLFQLPLIVGVQSTVGWAERGTTTASVLFCRQVGQSVGAALLAAVANATIAARLADAPVSGLPEHLDDVAKALDRPELLPAAAAGYLREAVAAAVEHIFLGATAAAVAALLVLLLVAPRRFPVLPELREQHEE from the coding sequence ATGCTCGGCATGGCCCTCGTCGCCCTGGACAGCACCATCGTGGCCACCGCCGTCCCGCAGATCGTGGGCGAACTCGGCGGATTCTCCGTCTTCTCCTGGCTCTTCTCCGGCTACCTGCTCGCGGTGACCGTCACCCTGCCCGTCTACGGGAAGCTGTCCGACACCTTCGGCCGCAAGCCCGTCCTGCTCTTCGGCATCGGCCTCTTCCTCGTCGGTTCGCTGCTGTGCGCGTCCGCCTGGAACATGGCCGCCCTCATCGCCTTCCGCATCGTCCAGGGCCTGGGCGGCGGCGCCCTCCAGGGCACGATCCAGACCCTGGCCGCCGACCTCTACCCGCTCAGGGAGCGGCCCCGGATCCAGGCCCGGATGTCCAGCGTCTGGGCCACCTCGGCCGTGGCCGGCCCGGCGCTCGGCGGGCTCCTCGCCTCGTACGCGCACTGGCGCTGGATCTTCCTGATCAACCTGCCGCTGGCCGGGCTCGCCCTGTGGATGATCGCCCGTCACCTGACCGAGCCCGTCCGGTCGCCCGGGCGCCGGGGACCGGTCGACTGGGCGGGGGCGCTCGCCGTCTTCGCCTGCGGCGGACTGCTGCTCTTCGCGCTCGTCCAGGGCGGGGTCGCCTGGCCCTGGCTGTCCGCGCCCTCGCTCGGGCTGCTGGGCGCGAGCGCGCTGCTGGCCGTCGTCGTGGTCCGGGTGGAACGCCGGGCCGAGGAACCGATCCTGCCCGGCTGGGTCTGGCGCCGGCGCACCATCGCCGCCGTCAACCTGGCCATGGGGGCGCTCGGCCTGCTGATGGTCGCCCCCATGGTGTTCATGCCGACCTACGCGCAGTCCGTGCTGGGCCTCGGCCCCGTCGGAGCCGGCCTGGTCATGTCGGTGATGACCCTGAGCTGGCCCGTCACCGCCGCCTGCAGCCAGCACGTCTACCGGCGCATCGGCTTCCGCAACACCGCGGCCGTCGGGATCGCGCTCGCCGCGGTGATCCTGTTCTCCTTCACCCTGCTGCCCTACCCCGCCCGGCCCTGGCAGCCCGCACTGATCATGCTGCTGCTGGGCGGCGCCCTCGGCCTCTTCCAGCTCCCGCTGATCGTCGGCGTCCAGTCCACCGTGGGCTGGGCCGAGCGCGGGACGACGACGGCCTCGGTGCTGTTCTGCCGGCAGGTCGGCCAGAGCGTCGGCGCCGCCCTGCTGGCCGCCGTCGCCAACGCCACCATCGCCGCACGCCTGGCGGACGCCCCCGTATCCGGCCTACCGGAACACCTGGACGACGTGGCGAAGGCACTGGACCGGCCGGAGCTGCTGCCCGCTGCCGCCGCCGGCTACCTGCGCGAGGCCGTGGCCGCCGCCGTCGAGCACATCTTCCTCGGCGCGACGGCGGCCGCCGTGGCCGCGCTGCTGGTCCTGCTGCTGGTGGCACCGCGCCGGTTCCCCGTCCTGCCGGAACTGCGCGAGCAGCACGAGGAGTAG